Proteins from one Coffea arabica cultivar ET-39 chromosome 8c, Coffea Arabica ET-39 HiFi, whole genome shotgun sequence genomic window:
- the LOC113707432 gene encoding carotenoid cleavage dioxygenase 8 homolog B, chloroplastic, with amino-acid sequence MASLAFSATSTWGSPTYMTLLEKFDGPKNDRSVFGNVNCKKRDLTITNVASKLPAVAPPAPPPTTTKTVENECKLRAWTSIQQERWEGELEVEGEIPLWLEGTYLRNGPGLWHLGDYNFRHLFDGYATLVRLHFENGRLIMGHRQIESEAYKAAKKNNKLCYREFSEVPKPDNFLSYIGDLAKLFSGASLTDNANTGVVKLGDGRVVCLTETIKGSIVVDPTTLETIGKFEYDDNFGGLIHSAHPIVTDEEFISLLPDLINPGYTVVRMEPGTNERKFIGRVDCRGGPAPGWVHSFPVTEHYVIVPEMPLRYCAQNLLRAEPTPLYKFEWHPKSKGFIHVVCKASGKLVASVEVPLYVTFHFINAYEETDEDGRIKAVIADCCEHNADTTILEKLRLQHLRSFNGEDVLPDARVGRFIIPLDGSRYGKLEAALNPDEHGKGMDMCSINPAYLGKKYRYAYACGAQRPCNFPNTLTKIDLFEKKAKNWHDEGSVPSEPFFVARPGATREDDGAVISVISDKNGDGYALVLDGTTFEEIARAKFPYGLPYGLHGCWVPKK; translated from the exons ATGGCTTCTTTAGCATTTTCTGCCACCAGCACTTGGGGCAGTCCGACGTACATGACCCTTCTCGAAAAATTTGACGGCCCTAAAAATGATCGTTCCGTTTTTGGGAACGTTAACTGCAAGAAAAGGGACTTGACTATTACCAACGTTGCTAGCAAACTTCCAGCGGTGGCTCCACCGGCTCCACCTCCCACAACGACGAAAACTGTCGAAAACGAATGCAAGCTGAGAGCATGGACCAGCATCCAGCAGGAGAGGTGGGAAGGAGAGCTTGAGGTTGAAGGTGAAATACCCCTCTGGCTG gaaGGAACATACCTAAGGAATGGCCCAGGTTTGTGGCACTTAGGTGACTACAATTTCCGCCACTTGTTCGATGGTTACGCCACCCTTGTTCGACTGCACTTCGAAAATGGCCGTCTAATCATGGGACACCGACAGATTGAGTCCGAGGCATACAAGGCAGCAAAGAAGAACAACAAACTTTGTTACCGAGAATTTTCCGAGGTACCTAAACCTGATAATTTCCTATCCTACATTGGAGACTTGGCCAAGTTATTCTCCGGTGCCTCATTGACTGACAATGCCAACACCGGCGTCGTTAAGCTCGGCGATGGGCGTGTCGTTTGCCTTACGGAGACCATCAAAGGGTCGATCGTGGTCGATCCTACGACTTTAGAAACGATTGGGAAGTTCGAGTACGATGATAACTTTGGGGGGCTGATTCATTCGGCTCATCCAATTGTGACAGATGAGGAATTTATATCTTTGTTGCCTGATCTGATCAACCCTGGATATACTGTTGTGAGGATGGAACCAGGGACAAATGAGAGGAAATTTATTGGAAGGGTGGATTGCCGAGGAGGACCAGCGCCTGGTTGGGTCCATTCTTTCCCTGTGACCGAACACTATGTGATTGTACCGGAGATGCCGCTGCGATACTGTGCACAAAACCTACTCAGGGCTGAGCCCACTCCACTATACAAGTTTGAGTGGCACCCTAAGTCCAAAGGGTTTATCCATGTCGTTTGTAAAGCCAGTGGCAAATTA gtggcAAGCGTAGAAGTTCCACTATATGTCACATTCCACTTCATCAATGCATATGAAGAGACAGACGAAGATGGAAGGATTAAGGCAGTGATTGCTGATTGTTGTGAGCATAATGCTGATACAACAATTCTTGAAAAGCTGAGGTTACAGCATCTTAGATCATTCAATGGCGAAGATGTCCTTCCAGATGCAAG GGTTGGCCGATTCATAATACCGTTGGATGGCAGCCGATATGGGAAATTAGAGGCAGCATTGAACCCTGATGAACATGGGAAAGGCATGGATATGTGTAGCATAAATCCTGCTTATTTAGGAAAGAAATACAGATATGCCTATGCCTGTGGAGCTCAAAGGCCTTGTAACTTCCCAAATACACTCACTAAG ATTGACTTATTTGAAAAGAAGGCAAAGAATTGGCATGATGAGGGCTCCGTGCCCTCTGAACCATTCTTTGTGGCTCGACCAGGTGCAACAAGGGAAGATGATG GAGCTGTGATCTCAGTGATCAGTGACAAAAACGGGGACGGATATGCTTTAGTATTGGATGGAACAACGTTTGAAGAAATTGCCAGAGCAAAATTCCCCTATGGTCTTCCATATGGGCTACATGGCTGCTGGGTTCCAAAGAAGTAA
- the LOC113705620 gene encoding probable transcriptional regulatory protein At2g25830, which yields MASSSSIRSFGSLICRFSNGVFLRPSHSFALQRKLFFREKLSSCSRYSSSGKWVSAFHFGTGNSVRKIRSFAPLFMGRRSCKIAGRKTAQDAKKTKLYSRIGKEVVSAVKKGGPNPVSNIVLAALLEKAKELDVPKEILERNIKRASEKGQEAYIEKTYEVYGYGGAGIVVEVLTDKINRSVAAIRGVLKDCGGKMADSGSIAFKFKRARVVNIKVTDVEKDQLLSIALDAGAEDIIEPLLDEDDSEEDKSERHYKVVSSAENYSDMLSKLRDSGIPCETDNGSELLPINPIEVDDEAMDLNRELMSKLLELDDVDAVYTDQKL from the exons atggcttcttcttcttcaattagATCGTTTGGTTCATTGATTTGCAGATTCTCAAATGGGGTTTTTCTTAGGCCCTCTCACTCATTCGCTCTTCAAA GGAAGCTATTTTTCAGAGAAAAGCTATCATCTTGCTCGCGGTATTCATCATCAGGCAAATGGGTTTCGGCATTTCACTTCGGAACTGGGAATTCTGTTAGAAAGATTCGATCTTTCGCCCCTCTTTTTATGGGGAGGCGCTCCTGCAAAATTGCTGGTAGAAAG ACAGCCCAAGATGCTAAGAAGACAAAATTGTATTCAAGGATTGGAAAAGAGGTTGTATCAGC GGTTAAGAAAGGAGGTCCTAATCCAGTATCTAACATAGTTCTTGCTGCATTACTTGAGAAAGCTAAGGAGCTTGATGTGCCTAAGGAAATTCTTGAGCGTAACATTAAGAGAGCTTCAGAGAAGGGTCAGGAAGCTTACATCGAGAAAACATATGAG GTATATGGTTATGGTGGAGCTGGTATTGTTGTTGAAGTATTAACAGATAAAATAAACAGATCAGTGGCAGCTATCAGAGGCGTACTTAAAGACTGTGGTGGAAAGATGGCTGATTCTGGTTCAATCGCGTTCAAGTTCAAACGTGCTCGGGTTGTGAACATAAAGGTAACAGATGTTGAGAAAGACCAACTTCTCTCTATTGCTTTAGATGCTGGTGCTGAAGATATCATAGAACCTTTActggatgaagatgattctgaaGAAGACAAGTCAGAAAG ACATTATAAAGTTGTGAGTTCAGCTGAGAATTACTCTGATATGCTATCAAAGCTTCGTGATTCTGGAATTCCATGTGAAACTGATAATGGATCTGAGCTACTTCCCATAAATCCGATTGAG GTAGATGATGAGGCTATGGATTTGAACAGAGAACTCATGTCTAAACTGCTTGAACTTGATGATGTTGATGCCGTGTATACAGATCAGAAGTTATGA
- the LOC113705474 gene encoding uncharacterized protein, whose product MDRLGEDELASILEWIQDPRDRNSFSLVCKRWCNVEGLNKFSLRVFEPNYLLSFLPRFPNLLMFESSEPISDAQMEFLARTCPSIQKLNLYYHEAFHTWASARHSDFGHVGLCALAKGCCNLRSVVLRRRRGVSNAGVSSLVKFSRNLVNLDVRWCKGISDEALEAIGTMSALTSLNLQGCCLISDEGLASLAKGSLCKSLEFLNLAECDRISDDGVMKLVAMKSLEVLKLAECGPKVTDVGGRAVAAIESLKRLNLSWLINVSDDTVFALAQNSKNLATLHLEGCELVTGDGIRAFTSHKSLRKLELCGIYKFNVNDVEELVLGCQSLEFIGMDQRLRSWIPVTEQGNIFRPDCRISWRL is encoded by the coding sequence ATGGATAGGCTTGGGGAAGATGAATTAGCCTCAATTTTGGAATGGATTCAAGACCCTCGTGACAGAAATTCATTTTCTCTGGTTTGCAAGCGTTGGTGCAATGTTGAAGGCTTGAATAAATTTTCTCTCCGCGTTTTTGAGCCTAATTACCTCCTAAGTTTTCTACCAAGATTCCCAAATTTGCTTATGTTTGAATCATCGGAGCCAATCTCAGATGCCCAGATGGAGTTTCTTGCAAGAACATGCCCCAGCATTCAGAAACTCAACCTCTACTACCACGAGGCATTTCACACCTGGGCATCAGCTAGACATTCCGACTTTGGCCACGTTGGTTTATGTGCTCTGGCAAAAGGGTGTTGCAATTTGAGGTCAGTGGTGTTGAGGCGGAGAAGAGGAGTCAGCAATGCTGGAGTTTCTTCGCTTGTTAAGTTTTCGCGAAATTTAGTGAATTTGGACGTGAGATGGTGTAAAGGGATTAGTGATGAAGCACTTGAGGCAATTGGGACCATGAGTGCTTTGACAAGCTTGAATTTGCaaggttgttgtttaatttCTGATGAGGGGCTGGCTTCTTTGGCAAAAGGGTCTCTGTGCAAGTCCCTTGAGTTCTTAAATCTTGCAGAATGTGATCGAATTTCGGATGATGGGGTGATGAAATTGGTGGCAATGAAGTCCTTGGAGGTATTGAAATTGGCAGAATGTGGTCCAAAAGTGACTGATGTTGGTGGGAGGGCTGTGGCTGCAATTGAAAGTCTCAAGAGATTGAATTTATCGTGGCTGATAAATGTATCTGATGACACAGTTTTTGCTCTGGCTCAAAATAGCAAAAATTTGGCGACACTTCATTTAGAGGGCTGTGAATTGGTTACAGGAGATGGTATCCGTGCATTTACTAGCCACAAGTCTTTACGTAAGCTAGAATTGTGTGGTATTTATAAATTTAACGTAAATGATGTCGAAGAGCTGGTGCTTGGATGCCAATCTTTGGAGTTTATTGGGATGGATCAAAGATTGAGAAGTTGGATTCCTGTTACAGAGCAGGGGAATATATTTAGGCCAGATTGTCGGATTTCTTGGAGGTTATAG
- the LOC113702849 gene encoding calcium and calcium/calmodulin-dependent serine/threonine-protein kinase-like, translating into MGHGTQRLDDEYEVTDVLGRGGFSVVRRGIRKSSGGKIQVAIKTLRRIGPWQPSPGGRGRSVTAPNSRQALVSDALLTNELLVMRKIVEDVSPHPNVIHLHDVCEDSNGVHLILELCSGGELFDRIVAQERYSEAGAAAVVRQIAEGLNALHKAKIIHRDLKPENCLFLDKDENSPLKIMDFGLSSVEDFTDSVVGLFGSIDYVSPEALSQDKITPKSDIWSLGVILYILLSGYPPFIAQSTRQKQQMIMQGYFSFHEKTWKSISSSAKQLISSLLTVDPQLRPTAAQVLQHPWVTGDLAKQEQMDAEIVSRLQSFNARRKFRAAAMASVLSTSFSLRTKKLKNLVGSYDLKPEELENLRLHFKRICTNGENATLSQFEEVLKSMEMSSLVPLAARIFDLFDNNRDGTVDMREIIGGFSCLKYSQGDDALRLCFQMYDTDRSGCISKEEVASMLRALPDDCLPVDITEPGKLDEIFDLMDANSDGRVTFEEFKAAMQRDSSLQDVVLSSLRPT; encoded by the exons ATGGGACACGGAACCCAAAGACTTGACGATGAATATGAGGTGACTGATGTTTTAGGAAGAGGAGGCTTTTCTGTTGTAAGAAGAGGGATAAGAAAATCCAGTGGTGGTAAAATTCAAGTTGCTATCAAAACCCTGAGAAGAATCGGACCATGGCAGCCTTCCCCTGGCGGTCGCGGCCGGAGCGTGACTGCTCCAAACTCAAGACAGGCCCTGGTTTCTGATGCTTTACTGACAAATGAACTCTTGGTCATGAGGAAGATTGTGGAAGATGTTTCACCTCATCCGAATGTGATTCATCTTCATGATGTTTGTGAAGATTCTAATGGGGTTCATTTGATTCTTGAGCTTTGTTCTGGTGGGGAGTTGTTTGATCGGATAGTTGCTCAGGAAAGGTACTCCGAGGCTGGAGCTGCGGCTGTTGTCAGGCAAATTGCTGAAGGGTTAAATGCTCTTCACAAAGCTAAGATTATTCATAGGGATTTGAAGCCTGAAAACTGCCTGTTTCTggataaagatgaaaattctcCATTGAAGATCATGGATTTTGGACTGAGTTCTGTAGAGGATTTTACTGATTCTGTTGTTGGATTGTTTGGTTCGATTGATTATGTATCGCCAGAAGCACTTTCCCAGGACAAAATTACTCCCAAGAGTGATATTTGGTCACTTGGTGTAATCCTCTATATCCTCCTCTCCGG GTATCCGCCTTTTATAGCACAATCAACTAGGCAAAAGCAGCAGATGATTATGCAA GGATACTTCAGCTTTCACGAAAAAACATGGAAGAGCATTTCTTCTTCAGCTAAGCAACTGATTTCCAGTCTTCTTACTGTTGATCCTCAGTTGAGACCAACAGCTGCTCAG GTTCTTCAACATCCTTGGGTTACTGGGGATTTGGCAAAGCAAGAACAGATGGATGCAGAGATTGTTTCACGCCTTCAGAGTTTCAATGCAAGGCGCAAGTTCCGGGCTGCTGCAATGGCAAGCGTGTTGAGCACTAGTTTTTCCTTGAGAACCAAAAAGCTCAAGAATTTGGTCGGATCCTATGACCTCAAGCCCGAGGAACTGGAGAATCTCAGATTACATTTCAAGAGAAT ATGCACGAACGGTGAGAATGCCACATTATCTCAGTTCGAGGAAGTGCTAAAATCAATGGAAATGTCATCACTGGTTCCTCTAGCAGCTCGGATCTTTGATTTGTTTGACAACAATCGCGATGGCACGGTTGACATGCGAGAGATAATAGGGGGCTTCTCCTGTCTCAAATATTCACAAGGAGATGATGCACTTCGCCTTTGTTTCCAG ATGTACGACACAGACCGGTCAGGATGCATCAGCAAGGAAGAAGTAGCCTCAATGCTTAGA GCATTACCTGATGACTGCCTTCCGGTGGATATAACTGAACCTGGGAAATTAGATGAGATATTTGATCTAATGGATGCCAACAGTGATGGAAGAGTCACCTTTGAAGAGTTTAAAGCTGCAATGCAAAGAGACAGCTCACTCCAAGATGTCGTCCTCTCTTCGCTTCGCCCTACCTGA